The Vibrio orientalis CIP 102891 = ATCC 33934 genome segment AAACCATATTTCGTCGGGGTCGAGTTCAGTGAGATACAATGCCATTAAAATGTAGGAGACAAAAAATGAAGAAATTATTGTGGATCATATTGGTTTTTCCTCTTATTGCCAATGCAGCGTACCAAAGAAATACGGCTAGACCAGTGAATCAGGTGCTGTTTGGCAGTGTCGATACGGTTCGTTACATTACTCAGCAAGATATTGTGAAATCACAAGGCAGTGGCTGGGAAACGCTATTGGGTGCTGTCGTTGGCGGTGTCATCGGCAATCAGTTTGGCGGAGGAACGGGTAAAGAGGTTGCAACGGCGGTTGGCGCGGTTGCTGGGGCAGGTGTCGCGAGAAATCATGCGAATCAAGAGTATCGCATTGAATATAAAGTGGTCGAGATCTTGATTAAGACTGAGGACGGCAAGTTGATTGATGTTATCCAGGATGTCGATACGAACATGTTATTTGAACGTGGCGATAAGGTTCGTATTCTCTATTTTGATGATGGAGTGCGGGTTGATAAAGAGTATTAATGCGCTGCAGAGCTGACCACATAATTATTCAGTTTTTATCATGCTTTTGGTCTGGTTTTAACGAAGCTTTTTAGATAGGCTGCAAGTACGAAGAATTTTCATCGTCTCGTTTAGGAAGATGAGGTGAGCAAGGAATAACGATTTTAATGGAAAGCCTTACGTTACAACCTATCAATAAAGTCAATGGTGAGGTCAACTTACCAGGTTCAAAAAGTGTCTCAAACCGAGCGCTGCTGCTTGC includes the following:
- a CDS encoding glycine zipper 2TM domain-containing protein, translated to MKKLLWIILVFPLIANAAYQRNTARPVNQVLFGSVDTVRYITQQDIVKSQGSGWETLLGAVVGGVIGNQFGGGTGKEVATAVGAVAGAGVARNHANQEYRIEYKVVEILIKTEDGKLIDVIQDVDTNMLFERGDKVRILYFDDGVRVDKEY